In the Paenibacillus sp. FSL R7-0337 genome, ATTACCTGATGCGGCTCACGCTTATGAACCGCCTCCGTCAAATAGGAAACCGTGGTCTTCATATCCGCCTTGGATACTCGTATGCCAAAAATGGGTACTGTCGGTAATGCGCTATCTGCTTTCACTTGTCACTCATCCTTTACGGCCGAAATATTGGGCAATTCGCCGGGCAGGCGCCTCAGCCTCTTGGGTCAGCGCGGCAATCAGCGGCTCCCGCTCCTGCTTCCAGCGCTTCCCTGAGCTCAGCAGCTCCAGAAGAACGGCAGCCACCTTGTCTGCCTCCAGTGTATCTGTCTTACCCACCGGCTGACAATCCACCCGCTCAAGAAAATGATCAATCTTCGGATCATAAGAGACGCCCATCATCGGAACACGCTGTCCCGCAGCATAGATAAGGCTGTGCAGCCGCATACCTATAAGCGTTTGGCACTGGCTTACCTCCCACAGCATCTTCAGCGGATGAAGCACATCCTCACGGATCGTTACTGATCCCCCATTATCTTCTATAGCCCGGCCTATCTTCTGCATTACATAGCGGGAAGCCTCATTGTCCGCAGGATGATGGAAGGGCAGAAAGTGTACATGGAGCGGCTGGACCGCAGAAGCCTTCACTAAACCCTCAGCCAAGGTATCAAGTTCTTGGCGGGACTCCTCCCAGAAGCGCACGGAGACACCTATAGTAGCGGGCGAACCTTGCAGGCCGGAGTTGAGTGTTCCAGCTACAGGATCTGCTTCTGCATGTTGTTCTGACTGCATATCCTTAGGCAACTCCAGCCCCATAACCGGGTCGGGTACAACGTCTATATCATCAATG is a window encoding:
- the csaB gene encoding polysaccharide pyruvyl transferase CsaB, with the protein product MVTSAQKIVISGFYGFHNSGDEAVLQSILNALRKHSQAAGVTLVPVVLSIDPEWTAATYGVESVHRMKLGEVRRAISDSAGLISGGGSLLQDVTSSKTIPYYLGIIKLAQWMGKPTFIYSQGIGPVNRKLFHPLIKSIFRKCAYISVRDEQSRLLLQSMGLSIDDIDVVPDPVMGLELPKDMQSEQHAEADPVAGTLNSGLQGSPATIGVSVRFWEESRQELDTLAEGLVKASAVQPLHVHFLPFHHPADNEASRYVMQKIGRAIEDNGGSVTIREDVLHPLKMLWEVSQCQTLIGMRLHSLIYAAGQRVPMMGVSYDPKIDHFLERVDCQPVGKTDTLEADKVAAVLLELLSSGKRWKQEREPLIAALTQEAEAPARRIAQYFGRKG